Proteins from one Mycobacterium sp. SMC-2 genomic window:
- a CDS encoding PHB depolymerase family esterase produces MSKVTRGLGLAREATRELGMLLPRTLAGLNESTGWAPVSPRGVRQFGEVMLDELVLSSFSLLGGSPAAIRPLAGCTAAAEELSALGIDRAHADPAPLRAISVRRRRIGNLAYERMAFEHDPALPQTLEAEGLGGPARAVVHLCRHTDGPRPWLVWVHGAGQGGTEDLLLSRIGRIHHQLGFNVALPVQPGHGCRRRDWPAYPDMDPVGNVAGMMRSVSEIRAVVRWVQPRASAVVVAGISMGTPVAALVSHLERQIDAVALYTPILGLNAMIARHLGRWGSSRDGYRELLASPEVAKLTSVIDPLRADPAPPPDRRLIVGAWHDRMAMRDPTVELQKRWGGRLYWYDGSHVGHIFSRRVQRVTDRFLREVAG; encoded by the coding sequence ATGTCGAAGGTGACGCGCGGGCTGGGGCTCGCCAGGGAGGCGACCCGCGAGCTCGGCATGTTATTGCCCCGCACGCTGGCCGGGCTGAACGAATCGACCGGCTGGGCGCCGGTGTCGCCGCGTGGCGTGCGGCAGTTCGGCGAGGTCATGCTGGATGAGCTTGTGCTGAGCAGCTTTTCGCTGCTCGGCGGGTCCCCCGCGGCGATCCGGCCGCTGGCCGGCTGCACGGCGGCGGCCGAAGAACTGTCCGCCCTGGGCATCGACCGTGCGCACGCCGACCCTGCGCCGCTGCGCGCGATCTCGGTGCGGCGGCGGCGCATCGGCAATCTCGCGTACGAGCGGATGGCCTTCGAGCACGATCCGGCGTTGCCGCAAACGCTGGAAGCCGAGGGTCTGGGCGGACCGGCGAGGGCGGTGGTGCACCTGTGCCGGCACACCGACGGCCCGAGGCCGTGGCTCGTCTGGGTGCACGGCGCCGGTCAGGGCGGCACCGAAGACCTGTTGCTGAGTCGCATCGGCCGAATACACCACCAGCTGGGATTCAACGTCGCGCTGCCGGTGCAGCCGGGCCACGGCTGCCGGCGTCGGGACTGGCCGGCCTACCCCGACATGGACCCCGTGGGCAACGTCGCCGGCATGATGCGCTCGGTGTCGGAGATCCGCGCGGTGGTGCGCTGGGTCCAACCGCGGGCGAGTGCGGTTGTGGTGGCGGGGATTTCGATGGGTACTCCGGTCGCGGCGCTGGTTTCGCACCTGGAGAGACAGATCGATGCGGTGGCGCTGTACACGCCGATCCTGGGGCTGAACGCGATGATCGCGCGGCACCTGGGGCGCTGGGGATCCTCGCGGGACGGATACCGTGAGCTGCTGGCGTCCCCGGAGGTCGCGAAGCTGACGTCGGTGATCGATCCGCTGCGGGCGGATCCGGCACCGCCGCCGGATCGCCGGCTCATCGTCGGCGCCTGGCACGACCGGATGGCCATGCGCGACCCCACGGTCGAATTGCAAAAGCGCTGGGGTGGGCGGCTGTACTGGTATGACGGCAGCCACGTGGGACACATCTTCTCCCGGCGGGTGCAGCGGGTGACCGATCGATTCCTGCGCGAGGTGGCCGGCTGA